In Candidatus Margulisiibacteriota bacterium, the following proteins share a genomic window:
- a CDS encoding RNA-binding protein produces the protein MKSIFVGNLPWSTTDADLSAKFSEFGNVISARIVSDKFSGKSRGFGFVDMENADAEKAIAALTGYKWGDREITINEAKPKSESRDRGGERRGGGGFNRF, from the coding sequence ATGAAAAGCATATTCGTAGGTAATCTTCCGTGGTCTACCACTGATGCCGATCTTTCAGCAAAATTTTCTGAATTCGGCAACGTGATCTCGGCCCGGATCGTTTCTGACAAATTCTCGGGAAAATCCCGCGGATTCGGATTCGTTGATATGGAAAATGCCGATGCCGAAAAAGCCATTGCAGCCTTAACTGGTTACAAATGGGGCGATCGGGAAATTACCATCAATGAAGCCAAGCCGAAGTCTGAAAGTCGCGACCGTGGCGGCGAGAGACGCGGCGGCGGCGGATTCAACCGCTTCTAA
- a CDS encoding periplasmic heavy metal sensor: MKIKYLVVGILAVGIFCGVSPVSAQRGPGFGGADGGMMRQGKMRMGPEKLFRNLDLTADQKAKLLDVRQAMEKELLPYEQKNEPLMIKMREEMTKDSPDLRTIENYLKEINQNRLNVELKRTEFMLKSWVILTPDQKEKFRKTEKEIWNKMKKGDR, from the coding sequence ATGAAGATCAAATATTTAGTAGTTGGGATTTTGGCGGTTGGGATATTTTGCGGGGTTTCGCCGGTGAGCGCGCAGCGCGGGCCGGGTTTTGGCGGAGCTGATGGGGGGATGATGAGGCAGGGGAAGATGAGAATGGGGCCGGAAAAACTATTTCGGAACCTCGATTTAACGGCCGATCAAAAAGCGAAATTGCTCGATGTGCGCCAGGCAATGGAAAAAGAACTTCTGCCATATGAGCAAAAGAACGAGCCGCTAATGATTAAAATGAGGGAAGAGATGACCAAAGACAGTCCCGATCTTCGGACGATCGAAAATTATTTAAAGGAGATCAACCAGAACCGCCTGAACGTTGAGCTGAAGCGGACCGAGTTTATGCTGAAATCATGGGTGATCCTGACCCCGGACCAAAAAGAGAAATTCCGCAAGACAGAGAAAGAAATCTGGAATAAAATGAAAAAGGGTGATCGGTAA
- a CDS encoding cache domain-containing protein: protein MKVKLIGLALLCFTTAAFAMGIAPDLPPVNVLGQQIAGELTQMDGDLAKTAELLGSTGLSGEAAAALLQQLYNNHKSVVDVVTTNPDGYILLVEPATYKSSELSYIGNQPHFVRLKKSGLPVMSSMFKTVEGFYAVSLAYPVRGTSNQALGYVSIVFKPDALMRNVVKNYQFDFFAVDTMALQLDGRIIYDKDPLQVGLMTFESSLYRSVPSLLALAQKVTMEATGSGSYDFPEHAGGAPVKKTAEWTTIALHGMEWRLVIAKN from the coding sequence ATGAAAGTTAAATTAATCGGACTCGCTCTGCTCTGTTTTACAACCGCCGCGTTCGCTATGGGAATAGCCCCCGACCTGCCGCCGGTCAACGTCCTCGGCCAACAGATCGCCGGGGAACTGACCCAGATGGACGGCGACCTCGCCAAAACCGCCGAGCTTCTCGGCTCGACCGGACTGTCGGGCGAAGCGGCCGCCGCTCTCCTGCAACAGCTCTACAACAACCACAAGTCGGTCGTTGATGTCGTCACGACCAACCCGGACGGTTATATTTTGCTGGTCGAACCGGCAACTTACAAAAGCTCGGAACTCTCCTATATCGGCAACCAACCCCACTTCGTCCGGTTAAAAAAGAGCGGCTTGCCGGTGATGAGCAGTATGTTCAAAACGGTCGAAGGATTTTACGCCGTCTCGCTCGCCTACCCGGTTCGCGGGACCAGCAATCAGGCGCTGGGTTACGTCAGCATTGTGTTCAAACCGGACGCGCTGATGAGAAATGTGGTGAAAAATTACCAGTTCGATTTTTTCGCGGTCGACACGATGGCCCTACAGCTTGACGGGCGGATAATTTACGATAAGGATCCCCTGCAAGTCGGATTAATGACCTTTGAGAGCTCGCTTTATCGGTCGGTCCCCAGCCTACTGGCGCTGGCCCAAAAAGTGACGATGGAAGCGACCGGTTCCGGCAGTTACGACTTCCCCGAGCATGCCGGCGGCGCGCCGGTCAAAAAGACGGCCGAGTGGACCACCATTGCTTTGCACGGAATGGAGTGGCGGCTGGTCATCGCAAAAAACTAA
- a CDS encoding ZIP family metal transporter, with the protein MVWIYSLVAVVLVSLISLIGVFTLAWRREKLGEILLILVSFAVGGLFGDAFIHLIPEAFELFGDKLTVSLLILTGILLFFVLEKFVRWRHCHVPTSEHHPHPVVFMNLIGDGVHNLIDGMIIAASFMVSFPIGLATSLAVILHEIPQEIGDFGILVHGGVKINQALLLNFASALLAIIGALISLTVGPFVKDYAAFLMPLTAGGFIYMAGSDLIPTLHDQCDPSESWKQFLAIVFGLLVMVGLLFIAK; encoded by the coding sequence ATGGTTTGGATCTATTCACTGGTCGCGGTTGTTCTGGTCAGCTTGATCTCGCTGATCGGCGTTTTTACCCTGGCGTGGCGGCGGGAAAAATTGGGGGAGATTCTTCTTATCCTGGTTAGCTTCGCGGTCGGCGGACTGTTCGGCGACGCCTTCATCCATTTGATCCCCGAAGCGTTTGAATTGTTCGGCGATAAGCTGACGGTCTCTCTGCTGATCCTGACCGGGATCCTCCTTTTCTTCGTGCTGGAAAAGTTTGTCCGCTGGCGGCACTGTCACGTGCCGACCTCCGAACATCATCCTCATCCTGTCGTCTTCATGAACCTGATCGGCGACGGGGTCCATAACCTGATCGACGGGATGATCATCGCCGCCAGTTTTATGGTCAGTTTCCCGATCGGGCTGGCGACTTCGCTGGCGGTCATCCTGCACGAGATCCCGCAGGAGATCGGCGATTTCGGGATTTTGGTCCATGGCGGAGTGAAGATCAATCAGGCCTTGCTCCTGAATTTTGCTTCCGCTTTGCTGGCGATCATCGGCGCCCTAATTTCGCTGACCGTCGGGCCGTTCGTTAAGGATTATGCCGCTTTTCTGATGCCGCTGACCGCCGGCGGCTTCATTTACATGGCCGGATCGGACCTGATCCCGACCTTGCACGATCAGTGCGATCCCAGCGAATCCTGGAAACAGTTCCTGGCGATCGTCTTCGGCCTGTTGGTGATGGTCGGGCTCTTGTTCATTGCCAAATAG
- a CDS encoding sigma-70 family RNA polymerase sigma factor: MTDFARLYAEHKMLVWQIVSRYGSAREDREDLFQEIFLAVHKALPRFRGEANIKTWVYRIAVNTSINHAKRQALYRKGRQILATLRVIDEPAPEAADDLSGPLAKLNPRQRMILILAEVEERSLEEIADLTGLPVGTVKSNLHRAREIVKKEVMKNG, encoded by the coding sequence ATGACCGATTTCGCGCGGCTTTACGCAGAGCATAAAATGCTGGTTTGGCAGATCGTCTCCCGGTATGGTTCTGCCCGGGAAGATCGCGAAGACCTCTTTCAGGAGATCTTTTTAGCGGTCCATAAAGCGTTGCCCCGCTTCCGGGGTGAAGCGAACATCAAGACCTGGGTTTACCGGATCGCGGTCAACACTTCGATCAATCACGCTAAACGACAAGCCCTTTACCGGAAAGGGCGCCAAATTCTGGCGACTTTGCGGGTGATCGATGAGCCGGCCCCCGAAGCGGCCGACGATCTTTCCGGCCCGCTGGCTAAACTAAACCCGCGCCAGCGGATGATCCTGATCCTGGCCGAGGTCGAAGAGCGTTCTTTGGAGGAGATTGCCGATCTGACCGGGTTGCCGGTCGGGACCGTTAAGTCGAATCTCCACCGGGCGCGTGAGATCGTAAAAAAGGAAGTGATGAAGAATGGATAA